A window of the Narcine bancroftii isolate sNarBan1 chromosome 4, sNarBan1.hap1, whole genome shotgun sequence genome harbors these coding sequences:
- the LOC138760014 gene encoding hydroxycarboxylic acid receptor 2-like — MENSTGSCVPGEEPNLSYNPPVILITFFLGFAGNAIGLWIFCFNVKFRRPNIVYSLNLMIADTLLICCLPFRAVYFLRRKDWIFGDVSCRLNIFMISLNRIGSVNFLMVIAIDRYFKVVHPLHKVSRINPKCAWKIASALWIVALAVCLHLLTEPHDFKHNNVTSCEPFNILNPLSPTAIWTDIVFIFFKFVLPVSVLLFSTSCIIWKLRQMEAEIRRKYRRAVKLVIAVTGVFVVCFLPTNVAVVAVLVTKLSTTGCKSYVTAVNIFYNTLFLTYLNSVVDPVIYYFSNSSFKDALRKNLLRLNLRRCESPTNLENDQGQFQRVQSGNAQAISATRV, encoded by the coding sequence ATGGAGAACTCGACCGGGTCATGTGTTCCCGGTGAGGAGCCTAACTTGTCCTACAACCCACCAGTAATTCTCATCACATTCTTCTTGGGATTTGCTGGAAATGCAATTGGTTTGTGGATTTTCTGCTTTAATGTAAAATTCCGGAGACCAAACATCGTTTACTCACTGAATCTCATGATTGCGGACACCTTGTTAATCTGCTGTCTCCCCTTTCGAGCCGTTTATTTTCTCCGGCGGAAAGATTGGATTTTCGGTGATGTTTCATGTCGTCTGAACATATTTATGATTTCGTTAAACCGGATTGGCAGTGTAAACTTCCTTATGGTTATTGCTATTGATCGCTACTTTAAAGTGGTCCATCCGCTGCACAAGGTAAGCAGGATAAATCCAAAAtgtgcatggaagattgcaagcGCCTTGTGGATCGTGGCGTTGGCCGTTTGTTTGCACTTGCTGACTGAACCACACGATTTTAAACACAACAACGTTACAAGCTGTGAGCCATTCAACATACTTAATCCTCTCAGTCCCACTGCAATTTGGACGGACATTGTTTTTATATTCTTTAAGTTTGTTTTACCAGTTTCGGTTCTCCTCTTCTCCACGTCCTGCATCATCTGGAAGTTAAGACAGATGGAAGCTGAAATCCGGAGGAAATACAGGCGAGCAGTGAAGCTTGTGATCGCCGTGACAGGGGTCTTCGTCGTTTGCTTCTTGCCCACCAACGTTGCCGTTGTCGCTGTGTTAGTCACAAAGTTAAGTACAACAGGCTGCAAGTCGTATGTCACAGCGGTTAATATCTTTTATAACACTTTGTTCTTAACCTACCTAAACAGTGTGGTCGATCCAGTTATTTATTACTTTTCCAATTCGTCATTCAAAGACGCTTTGAGGAAAAATCTCCTTCGTCTTAATTTAAGACGTTGTGAATCACCAACAAATCTAGAGAATGACCAAGGGCAATTTCAAAGGGTACAGAGCGGGAATGCACAAGCGATCTCCGCAACACGGGTCTGA
- the LOC138761321 gene encoding endogenous retrovirus group 3 member 1 Env polyprotein-like, with amino-acid sequence MKGAGMSTMWGLWALVVQALEGAGEENHCMKCVHSAWGSHNEREQYFADWTNFPEHCVGTQTGRKCVHNGQVYDVKFNRGSLQVTPNQDRCPQGVTWFCAPEGDQDKEKGGSIPIQRIQWEPMWQTGKQPYVWDRDKGDIYANAKRQAATQRAGDNRWVDLCQTTAELLGVKNCWVCGGPTRDGSWPWSGEPLEVWELMSFHGLAEETRPRQIWHLANHPLGEECIRKEQGHHYKGDSRCTRVKILGKFPRWHPQRPRWFLSPQKVANCKSITAPSRGKVVWNCTGVNPYEGVPSLRQFWAHLYPHGFAPEGLYWICGNMAYTFLEPDWRGTCCIGIIQPQFVLLPQNDSHQLATQVYQGLHQKRELKIGEWGEDWPPERIISYYGPATWAQDGSWGYRTPIYMLNRLIRLQAILEIIFRYSQISSRPGSDLATLGQRMAGKFVLWRLGMDTYYSASCWICGFGVDSDPMHPSLPPVPHSTSAVT; translated from the coding sequence ATGAAGGGAGCCGGGATGagtactatgtggggactatgggcaCTGGTAGTCCAagcccttgaaggggctgggGAAGAAAACCACTGTATGAAGTGTGTGCACTCGGCTTGGGGTTCACATAACGAAAGAGAACAGTACTTTgctgattggactaactttcctgaacactgtgtgggaACTCAGACGGGACGTAAGTGTGTgcataatggacaagtgtatgatgttaaattTAATAGGGGATCGTTACAGGTTACGCCAAATCAAGACCGCTGTCCCCAAGgagtaacatggttttgtgccccTGAGGGAGACCAAGATAAGGAGAAAGGGGGCTCAATTCCCATTCAGAGGATACAGTGGGAACCCATGTGGCAAACGGGGAAACAACCATACGTATGGGACAGAGATAAGGGGGATATCTATGCCAACGCTAAACGCCAGGCAGCCACCCAGAGAGCAGGGGACAATAGATGGGTAGACCTTTGCCAAACTACGGCAGAACTCTTGGGGGTAAAAAActgttgggtatgtgggggacccACAAGAGATGGGTCATGGCCATGGAGCGGGGAGCCACTGGAAGTGTGGGAGTTGATGAGTTTTCACGGATTGGCGGAGGAAACGCGCCCCCGCCAGATATGGCATTTAGCTAATCACCCATTAGGAGAGGAATGTATCAGGAAGGAGCAAGGCCATCATTATAAAGGAGATTCGAGGTGCACAAGGGTTAAAATCTTGGGAAAGTTCCCTCGATGGCATCCTCAGCGTCCCCGGTGGTTCCTGTCCCCACAGAAGGTAGCGAATTGCAAATCTATCACCGCTCCCTCCCGTGGGAAAGTGGTATGGAATTGCACGGGCGTGAATCCATATGAAGGGGTTCCCTCACTCAGACAATTTTGGGCGCATCTCTATCCACATGGATTTGCCCCAGAGggattatattggatttgtgggaatatggcatacacttttttggagccagactggaggggaacgtgctgtataggtatcattcaaccacaatttgtgTTGTTACCACAGAACGACTCACATCAGTTAGCCACACAGGTATATCAGGGGCTACACCAGAAAAGGGAGTTAAAgatcggtgagtggggagaggactggcCTCCAGAGCGTATTATTTCTTATTATGGACCTGCCACTTGGGCCCAGGATGGGTCCTGGGGATATCGAACcccaatttacatgttaaaccgtctgattcgcttacaagctattttggaaattatcttcaggtattcgcaaattagctcacgtcctggttcagacctggcgacccttgggcagcgcatggctgggaaatttgttctctggagactggggatggatacatactatagtgctagttgctggatttgtggttttggcgttgattctgatcccatgcatccttccctgcctccagtgcctcattcaacgagcgctgtcacatag